In one Bosea sp. RAC05 genomic region, the following are encoded:
- a CDS encoding RNA polymerase sigma factor: MAADLAARASYGRLLSLLARDWRDLAAAEDALAEAFRLALDRWPSDGVPARPEAWLLTTARRQLIDGRRRQSIRAAAEPTLTLLAEQDASADGAAFPDERLKLLFVCAHPAIDAAARAPLMLQAVLGLDAARIAQAFLTSPAALGQRLVRAKAKIRDARIAFVIPEQAELPGRLDAVLQAIYAAYGSGWEDIAGADPRRRGLADEAIWLARLVIQLLPEEPEARGLLALMLHGEARREARRAADGAFVPLAEQDTARWSAPLIEEAEAELAQAARHAALGPFQLEAAIQSVHAARAVTGRTDTTALARLYEGLARLAPTTGVLVSRAAALAEASHPQAGLAALAELPSGDVLSYQPYWALKAHLLRRSGQGEAARDAYDRAIGLSSDPAVRDFLMQASRRPPD, translated from the coding sequence ATGGCGGCCGATCTCGCCGCCCGCGCCTCCTATGGCCGCCTGCTCTCGCTGCTGGCCCGCGACTGGCGCGATCTGGCAGCCGCCGAGGATGCGCTTGCGGAAGCCTTCCGGCTGGCGCTCGATCGCTGGCCCTCGGACGGAGTCCCGGCCCGTCCGGAAGCCTGGCTGCTGACGACCGCGCGTCGCCAGCTGATCGACGGACGGCGCCGCCAGAGCATCCGCGCAGCCGCCGAGCCGACCCTGACCCTGCTGGCGGAGCAGGATGCCAGCGCCGACGGCGCCGCCTTTCCCGATGAGCGGCTCAAGCTGCTCTTCGTCTGTGCCCATCCGGCGATCGACGCCGCCGCCCGCGCACCGCTGATGCTGCAGGCCGTGCTGGGTCTCGATGCCGCCCGCATCGCCCAGGCCTTCCTGACCTCGCCCGCGGCACTCGGCCAGCGCCTGGTGCGCGCCAAGGCCAAGATCCGCGATGCCCGCATCGCCTTCGTCATTCCCGAACAGGCCGAGTTGCCCGGGCGGCTCGATGCCGTGCTGCAGGCGATTTACGCCGCCTATGGCAGCGGCTGGGAGGATATCGCCGGCGCCGATCCCCGGCGCCGCGGCCTCGCGGACGAAGCGATCTGGCTGGCGCGGCTCGTCATCCAGCTCCTGCCCGAGGAGCCCGAGGCGCGTGGCCTGCTCGCGCTGATGCTGCATGGCGAGGCCAGACGCGAGGCCCGCAGGGCGGCCGACGGCGCCTTCGTGCCCCTCGCCGAGCAGGACACGGCGCGCTGGTCGGCACCGCTGATCGAGGAGGCGGAAGCCGAACTGGCGCAGGCCGCCCGGCACGCGGCGCTGGGGCCGTTCCAGCTCGAGGCGGCGATCCAGTCCGTCCATGCCGCCCGGGCCGTGACGGGGCGCACCGACACCACCGCGCTGGCCCGGCTCTATGAGGGGCTGGCCCGGCTCGCACCGACGACCGGCGTGCTCGTCAGCCGGGCCGCGGCACTGGCCGAGGCATCCCACCCGCAGGCCGGGCTCGCGGCCCTGGCCGAACTGCCCTCAGGCGACGTCCTGTCCTATCAGCCCTACTGGGCCCTCAAGGCCCATCTGCTGCGCCGGTCCGGACAGGGCGAGGCCGCCCGGGACGCCTATGACCGCGCCATCGGCCTCAGCAGCGACCCGGCCGTGCGCGACTTCCTGATGCAGGCGTCTCGGCGCCCGCCGGACTGA
- a CDS encoding SDR family NAD(P)-dependent oxidoreductase: MSLSLFSLEGKIALVTGSGQGIGLALAEGLSEAGAHVVLNGRDRAKLERAAQAISAAGRKVSVAPFDVTDQAAVEAGVAGIEAEIGPIDILINNAGMQKRAPIHEFPVEGWHEVMATNLHSVFYVTQAVTKRMLPRKRGKIISIGSVMSELGRATIIPYTASKGAVKMMTRGLAAELGKHNIQANAIGPGYFTTEINKALIADEAFTAWVCNRTPAGRWGETKELVGAAIFLSSAASDYVNGHLLMVDGGLTAVV; this comes from the coding sequence ATGTCACTCTCTCTGTTCAGTCTGGAGGGCAAGATCGCCCTCGTCACCGGGTCGGGGCAGGGGATCGGCCTCGCGCTGGCGGAAGGGCTGTCGGAAGCCGGCGCGCATGTCGTGCTGAACGGGCGCGACCGCGCCAAGCTGGAGCGCGCCGCGCAGGCGATCTCGGCCGCCGGCCGCAAGGTCTCGGTCGCGCCCTTCGACGTCACCGACCAGGCGGCCGTCGAGGCCGGCGTCGCGGGAATCGAGGCCGAGATCGGGCCCATCGACATCCTCATCAACAATGCCGGCATGCAGAAGCGCGCGCCGATTCACGAATTCCCGGTCGAGGGCTGGCACGAGGTGATGGCGACGAACCTGCACTCGGTGTTCTATGTCACCCAGGCCGTGACCAAGCGGATGCTGCCGCGCAAGCGCGGCAAGATCATCAGCATCGGATCCGTCATGAGCGAGCTCGGGCGGGCGACGATCATCCCCTACACGGCCTCGAAGGGCGCGGTGAAGATGATGACGCGCGGGCTCGCCGCCGAGCTCGGCAAGCACAACATCCAGGCCAATGCGATCGGCCCGGGCTATTTCACCACCGAGATCAACAAGGCGCTGATCGCCGACGAGGCCTTCACCGCCTGGGTCTGCAACCGGACGCCGGCCGGGCGCTGGGGCGAGACCAAGGAACTGGTCGGTGCGGCGATCTTCCTCTCCTCGGCGGCGTCCGACTACGTCAACGGCCATCTGCTGATGGTCGATGGCGGGCTGACCGCGGTGGTGTGA
- a CDS encoding L-idonate 5-dehydrogenase, with the protein MRAVVIHAEKDLRVDEVTVGEPGPRQVRVKIEAGGICGSDLHYYLHGGFGTIRVREPLILGHEIAGRIECVGAEVTRVKVGDRVAVNPSRACGQCRYCQMGQQQHCTDMLFYGSAMRFPHVQGGFREMLVIEERQAVKVADHVTAAEAAFAEPLAVCLHAVKRAGPLLGKRVLVTGSGPIGILTIIAAKAAGAAEIVATDVVDGPLPTALKMGASRAINVMAEPDRLKAEYGAEKGAFDVMFEASGNQHALTGAFDVVRSGGVIVQIGVGGNFTLPMNVVVAKEFDLRGSFRFHEEFDWAVAMIGSKTIDLSPLLTATIPVERAIEAFDLAADKSKAMKVQLAFG; encoded by the coding sequence ATGCGCGCCGTCGTCATCCATGCCGAAAAGGACCTCCGCGTCGACGAGGTCACCGTCGGCGAACCCGGTCCGCGCCAGGTCCGCGTCAAGATCGAGGCCGGCGGCATCTGCGGCTCGGACCTGCATTACTACCTGCATGGCGGCTTCGGCACGATCCGCGTGCGCGAGCCGCTGATCCTCGGCCATGAGATCGCGGGCCGGATCGAATGCGTCGGCGCCGAGGTCACGCGCGTCAAGGTCGGGGATCGCGTCGCCGTCAATCCCAGCCGCGCCTGCGGGCAGTGCCGCTACTGCCAGATGGGCCAGCAGCAGCACTGCACGGACATGCTGTTCTACGGCAGCGCCATGCGCTTCCCCCATGTCCAGGGCGGCTTCCGCGAGATGCTGGTGATCGAGGAGCGCCAGGCGGTGAAGGTTGCCGATCACGTGACCGCTGCTGAAGCCGCCTTCGCCGAACCGCTCGCGGTCTGCCTCCATGCCGTCAAGCGGGCCGGCCCGCTGCTCGGCAAGCGCGTCCTCGTCACCGGCTCGGGGCCGATCGGCATCCTCACCATCATCGCCGCCAAGGCCGCCGGCGCGGCCGAGATCGTCGCGACCGATGTGGTCGACGGCCCCCTGCCGACGGCGCTGAAGATGGGCGCCAGCCGCGCCATCAACGTCATGGCCGAGCCAGACCGCCTGAAGGCCGAGTACGGCGCGGAAAAGGGCGCCTTCGACGTCATGTTCGAGGCCTCGGGCAACCAGCACGCGCTGACCGGCGCCTTCGACGTGGTGCGCTCGGGCGGCGTGATCGTGCAGATCGGCGTCGGCGGCAACTTCACCCTGCCGATGAACGTCGTCGTCGCTAAGGAGTTCGACCTGCGCGGCTCCTTCCGCTTCCACGAGGAGTTCGACTGGGCGGTGGCGATGATCGGCTCGAAGACCATCGACCTCTCGCCGCTCTTGACCGCCACCATCCCCGTCGAGCGCGCGATCGAAGCCTTCGACCTCGCCGCCGACAAGTCGAAGGCGATGAAGGTCCAGCTCGCCTTCGGGTGA
- the glmM gene encoding phosphoglucosamine mutase — protein sequence MTRKYFGTDGIRGRANGVITPDLALKVGQATGLAFHRGTHRHRVVIGKDTRLSGYMIEYAMVAGFTSVGMDVMLLGPMPTPAVAMLTRSMRADLGVMISASHNAYEDNGIKLFGPDGYKLSDEVESEISALIDSDLSPRLSSSPTLGRAKRIESAHARYIEFAKRTLPRNMSLEGLRIVIDCANGAGYKVAPEALWELGAEVIAIGVEPDGFNINKDVGSTAPEALIAKVRELRADIGIALDGDADRVLIVDERGQVVDGDQLMAVIARTWQEDGRLSQPGVVATVMSNLGLERYLAGLGLSLARTAVGDRYVLEHMRSHGFNLGGEQSGHIILSDFGTTGDGLVAALQLLAAVKRQDKPVSEVCHAFEPLPQILKNVRYANGKPLEKKPVVSAIEAARQMLGESGRLVIRPSGTEPVIRVMAEGDDAALVMRAVDDIVEAVTKAAA from the coding sequence ATGACACGCAAGTATTTCGGCACCGACGGCATTCGCGGACGCGCCAATGGCGTGATCACGCCGGACCTCGCCCTCAAGGTCGGGCAGGCGACCGGCCTCGCCTTTCACCGCGGCACGCACCGCCACCGCGTCGTGATCGGCAAGGACACGCGCCTCTCCGGCTACATGATCGAATACGCGATGGTCGCGGGCTTCACCTCGGTGGGCATGGACGTGATGCTGCTCGGCCCGATGCCGACGCCGGCGGTGGCCATGCTGACGCGCTCGATGCGCGCCGATCTCGGCGTGATGATCTCCGCCTCGCACAACGCCTATGAGGATAACGGCATCAAGCTGTTTGGTCCCGACGGCTACAAGCTGAGCGACGAGGTCGAGAGCGAGATCTCGGCGCTGATCGATTCCGATCTCTCGCCGCGCCTGTCGTCCTCGCCGACGCTGGGTCGCGCCAAGCGCATCGAGAGCGCCCATGCGCGCTATATCGAATTCGCCAAGCGCACCCTGCCGCGCAACATGAGCCTCGAGGGCCTGCGCATCGTCATCGATTGCGCCAACGGCGCCGGCTACAAGGTCGCGCCCGAGGCGCTCTGGGAGCTGGGAGCCGAAGTCATCGCCATCGGCGTCGAGCCCGACGGCTTCAACATCAACAAGGATGTCGGCTCGACCGCGCCCGAGGCGCTGATCGCCAAGGTCCGCGAGCTGCGCGCCGATATCGGCATCGCGCTCGATGGCGACGCCGACCGCGTGCTGATCGTCGACGAGCGCGGCCAGGTCGTCGATGGCGACCAGCTCATGGCGGTGATTGCACGGACCTGGCAGGAGGATGGCCGCCTGTCGCAGCCCGGCGTGGTCGCCACCGTGATGTCCAATCTCGGGCTCGAGCGCTATCTGGCGGGGCTGGGCCTCAGCCTCGCACGCACCGCGGTCGGCGACCGCTATGTGCTGGAGCATATGCGCAGCCACGGCTTCAATCTCGGCGGCGAGCAGTCCGGCCACATCATCCTGTCGGATTTCGGCACCACCGGTGACGGCCTGGTCGCGGCGCTGCAACTGCTGGCGGCGGTCAAGCGGCAGGACAAGCCGGTCTCCGAGGTCTGCCACGCCTTCGAGCCGCTGCCGCAGATCCTCAAGAACGTCCGCTACGCCAACGGCAAGCCGCTCGAGAAGAAACCCGTCGTCAGCGCCATCGAGGCGGCGCGGCAGATGCTGGGCGAGAGCGGCCGCCTCGTCATCCGCCCCTCCGGCACCGAGCCGGTGATCCGCGTGATGGCCGAAGGCGACGATGCGGCCCTCGTGATGCGCGCCGTCGACGACATCGTCGAGGCCGTGACGAAGGCCGCGGCTTAG
- a CDS encoding outer membrane protein — translation MGSLKTFALASAMALGASAAAAADLAYAPPPPPHAPLGLKGTISSGFYLRGDIGVGSQSYDELDVKLNNGPVIATAGVTSFTTIKPDRGFAAFAGVGIGYQFNSYLRFDVTGEYRGGSFNGRDQISFNFGVPTNQTNVYRADVATFVALANAYIDLGTWNCLTPYLGFGIGMANHSVSGLSDQGINQAVGAAFANTSYAYGDSADKTNFAWALMAGVSYDVTSNLKLDIGYRYLNMGDGPTIGLRGANGLLANPSSSVRFKGIDSHDIRIGMRWNFSDPNCCGPVEKPIAYAPAPTVRKY, via the coding sequence ATGGGCAGCCTGAAAACTTTTGCGCTGGCCAGCGCCATGGCGCTCGGGGCGTCCGCCGCCGCTGCCGCCGATCTCGCCTACGCGCCGCCCCCGCCGCCTCACGCGCCGCTCGGCCTCAAGGGCACGATCAGCAGCGGCTTCTATCTCCGCGGCGACATCGGCGTCGGCTCGCAGTCCTATGACGAGCTGGACGTGAAGCTGAACAACGGCCCGGTCATCGCGACCGCGGGCGTCACCTCCTTCACCACCATCAAGCCCGATCGCGGCTTCGCCGCCTTCGCCGGCGTCGGCATCGGCTATCAATTCAACAGCTATCTGCGCTTCGACGTGACCGGCGAATACCGCGGTGGCTCGTTCAACGGCCGCGACCAGATCTCCTTCAATTTCGGCGTCCCGACCAACCAGACCAACGTCTACCGCGCCGATGTCGCGACCTTCGTCGCGCTCGCCAACGCCTATATCGATCTCGGGACCTGGAACTGCCTGACGCCTTACCTCGGCTTCGGCATCGGCATGGCCAACCACTCGGTCAGCGGCCTCTCCGACCAGGGCATCAACCAGGCGGTGGGGGCGGCCTTCGCCAACACCTCCTATGCCTATGGCGACTCGGCCGACAAGACCAACTTCGCCTGGGCCCTGATGGCCGGCGTCTCCTACGACGTCACCTCCAACCTCAAGCTCGACATCGGCTACCGCTACCTGAACATGGGCGACGGTCCGACGATCGGCCTGCGCGGCGCCAACGGCCTGCTCGCCAACCCGAGCTCCTCGGTCCGCTTCAAGGGCATCGACAGCCACGACATCCGCATCGGCATGCGCTGGAACTTCAGCGACCCGAACTGCTGCGGCCCGGTCGAGAAGCCGATCGCCTACGCGCCGGCCCCGACCGTCCGCAAGTACTGA
- the gpmI gene encoding 2,3-bisphosphoglycerate-independent phosphoglycerate mutase: protein MSAAPAKRPVMLMILDGWGWREETENNAVRLARTPHFDRLWAASPHAFLKTSGLDVGLPPGQMGNSEVGHLNLGAGRVVMQDLPRINQAIADGSLAQALAASGLVDALQASGGACHLLGLVSPGGVHAHQDHAVALAHLLVEQGIPVRIHIFTDGRDTPPRSAAGYIREFAAALPPQAVIASLSGRYYAMDRDNRWERVERAWRAMVLGEGPEFVGPEAVIAAAHAAGITDEFIEPTVIGGYAGMEDGDGLMSFNFRSDRIREILDAVLLPGFAGFARSRRPILAKAVSMTSYSAELDAVMPPLFAPQTLANGLGETVSKAGLTQIHMAETEKYPHVTYFFNGGEETALAGEDRVMVPSPKVATYDLQPEMSAPELTDRVVEAIESGRYDLLVLNFANPDMVGHTGVLAAAIKAVETVDTGLGRIADAIAAAGGALLVTADHGNCELMVDPETGAPHTAHTTFPVPVMAIGSGAAALADGRLADVAPTLLALLGLPQPAEMTGASLLR from the coding sequence ATGTCCGCCGCCCCCGCCAAGCGCCCCGTCATGCTGATGATCCTCGACGGCTGGGGCTGGCGCGAGGAGACCGAGAACAATGCGGTGCGCCTCGCCCGCACGCCGCATTTCGACCGGCTCTGGGCGGCCTCGCCCCATGCCTTCCTGAAGACCTCGGGGCTCGATGTCGGCTTGCCGCCCGGCCAGATGGGCAATTCCGAGGTCGGCCATCTCAATCTCGGCGCCGGCCGCGTCGTGATGCAGGACCTGCCGCGGATCAACCAGGCGATCGCGGACGGCTCGCTGGCGCAGGCGCTGGCGGCGAGCGGGCTGGTCGACGCGCTCCAGGCGAGCGGCGGGGCCTGCCACCTGCTCGGCCTCGTCTCGCCCGGCGGCGTGCATGCGCATCAGGACCATGCGGTGGCGCTGGCGCATCTGCTGGTCGAGCAGGGCATCCCGGTCAGGATCCACATCTTCACCGACGGGCGCGACACGCCGCCGCGTTCGGCTGCCGGATACATTCGCGAGTTCGCCGCCGCGCTGCCGCCGCAGGCGGTCATCGCGAGCCTGTCCGGCCGCTACTACGCCATGGACCGCGACAACCGCTGGGAGCGCGTCGAGCGCGCCTGGCGGGCGATGGTGCTGGGCGAGGGGCCGGAGTTCGTCGGGCCGGAGGCGGTCATCGCGGCGGCCCATGCCGCCGGCATCACCGACGAGTTCATCGAGCCCACCGTGATCGGCGGCTATGCCGGCATGGAAGACGGCGATGGGCTCATGAGCTTCAACTTCCGCTCCGACCGCATCCGCGAGATCCTCGATGCCGTGCTGCTGCCCGGCTTCGCCGGCTTCGCACGGTCGCGCCGGCCGATCCTGGCGAAGGCGGTCAGCATGACCTCCTACAGCGCCGAACTCGACGCGGTGATGCCGCCGCTGTTTGCGCCGCAGACGCTTGCCAACGGGCTCGGCGAAACCGTGTCGAAGGCGGGCCTCACTCAGATCCACATGGCGGAGACCGAAAAGTACCCGCACGTCACCTATTTCTTCAACGGCGGCGAGGAGACGGCGCTGGCCGGCGAGGACCGGGTGATGGTGCCCTCGCCGAAGGTCGCGACCTATGACCTCCAGCCGGAGATGTCGGCCCCCGAGCTGACAGACCGAGTCGTCGAGGCGATCGAATCGGGCCGCTACGATCTCCTGGTGCTGAACTTCGCCAATCCGGACATGGTCGGCCATACGGGCGTGCTGGCTGCTGCGATCAAGGCGGTGGAGACCGTCGATACCGGGCTCGGGCGCATCGCCGATGCAATCGCGGCCGCGGGCGGTGCGCTGCTCGTGACGGCCGACCACGGCAATTGCGAGCTGATGGTCGATCCCGAGACGGGGGCGCCGCATACCGCCCACACCACCTTCCCGGTGCCGGTGATGGCGATCGGCAGCGGCGCGGCCGCGCTCGCGGACGGGCGCCTGGCCGATGTCGCGCCGACGCTGCTGGCACTGCTCGGCCTGCCCCAGCCGGCCGAGATGACGGGCGCGTCGCTGCTGCGCTGA
- a CDS encoding haloacid dehalogenase type II yields the protein MTIRAVVFDAYGTLFDVQSVAGITEAAFPGHGETITQLWRLKQLEYTWLRGLMGAYADFWSVTQDSLTYTLETLGLSATPDFVATVAEAYDALALYPEAREALEALSPLRLAIFSNGSPAMLGRLVAQAGIGDLLETVISVDEIGVYKPDPRGYAHVEARLSLARDEILFVSSNGFDIAGARAHGFRVARIARVPEEALRRDLAGATTIGPALMFKALRLRPERLGFEADVTIAALTDLAALVARRQDAWGG from the coding sequence ATGACGATCAGGGCCGTGGTCTTCGACGCCTATGGCACGCTCTTCGACGTGCAGTCGGTGGCCGGCATCACCGAGGCCGCCTTTCCCGGCCATGGCGAGACCATCACCCAGCTCTGGCGGCTGAAGCAGCTCGAATACACCTGGCTGCGCGGCCTGATGGGCGCCTATGCCGACTTCTGGTCCGTGACGCAGGATTCGCTGACCTACACGCTGGAGACGCTCGGCCTGTCCGCGACGCCGGACTTCGTCGCGACCGTCGCGGAGGCCTATGACGCGCTGGCGCTCTATCCCGAGGCCCGCGAGGCGCTCGAGGCGCTGTCTCCGCTGCGGCTCGCCATCTTCTCGAATGGAAGCCCGGCGATGCTCGGGCGCCTCGTCGCGCAGGCCGGCATCGGCGATCTCCTGGAGACGGTGATCAGCGTCGACGAGATCGGCGTCTACAAGCCCGATCCCCGCGGCTACGCCCATGTCGAGGCGCGCCTGAGCCTCGCGCGCGACGAGATTCTCTTCGTCTCCTCCAACGGCTTCGACATCGCCGGCGCCCGGGCGCATGGTTTCCGCGTCGCGCGGATCGCCCGCGTCCCGGAGGAGGCGCTGCGCCGCGATCTCGCGGGTGCCACGACGATCGGCCCGGCGCTGATGTTCAAGGCGCTGCGGCTGCGCCCCGAGCGCCTCGGCTTCGAGGCCGACGTCACCATCGCCGCCCTGACCGATCTCGCCGCCCTCGTGGCGCGGAGGCAAGACGCCTGGGGTGGCTGA
- a CDS encoding dioxygenase family protein: protein MTPPSSLLTRRHLTARLSAFGFASLTLPGLAEAQALPATPACEAPASGARRQTEGPYFTPSSPLKRDLRGDGPGETLVLSGFVLTRQCQPLPGALVDLWHADTQGQYDNAGYRFRGHQLSDAQGRYQFITRIPGFYPGRTRHFHVKVQAGNRPLLTTQLYFPEERAANQRDRIFHDSLLMQVTAAAGGQIGRFDFVLAD from the coding sequence ATGACGCCCCCGTCAAGCCTGCTCACCCGCCGGCATCTCACAGCCCGCCTCTCGGCCTTCGGCTTCGCCAGCCTGACCTTGCCGGGACTGGCGGAGGCGCAGGCGCTGCCGGCGACGCCGGCCTGCGAGGCGCCGGCCTCCGGGGCCCGGCGCCAGACGGAGGGGCCCTATTTCACGCCGTCCTCGCCGCTGAAGCGCGACCTGCGCGGCGACGGCCCTGGCGAGACGCTGGTGCTCTCCGGCTTCGTGCTGACCCGGCAATGCCAGCCGCTGCCGGGCGCGCTGGTCGATCTCTGGCACGCCGACACGCAGGGGCAATACGACAATGCCGGCTATCGCTTTCGCGGCCACCAGCTCAGCGATGCCCAGGGGCGCTACCAGTTCATCACCCGCATTCCCGGGTTCTATCCCGGCCGGACCCGGCATTTCCACGTGAAGGTGCAGGCCGGCAACCGGCCCCTGCTGACGACGCAGCTCTATTTTCCCGAGGAGCGGGCGGCCAACCAGCGCGACCGCATCTTCCATGACAGCCTGCTGATGCAGGTCACGGCGGCGGCCGGAGGGCAGATCGGCCGCTTCGACTTCGTGCTCGCCGACTGA
- a CDS encoding glutathione S-transferase family protein, with amino-acid sequence MIKFYYHPSPNPAKIALFLEEAGLPYEMVPVDTRRGDQFKPEFLAINPNAKTPALTDGDATIFDSNAILLYLAEKTGQFLPEDTPKARGEMLSWLMFVATGIGPYCGQAVHFSRFAPEKIPYAINRYAREAERHWGLIDAQLAKGRYMLGERYTLIDMSVWGWATRLGFAVGDHWAELFPHVKRHLDEISARPAAQRATALKDAFAFKMEVDEEARRILFPQNAHLA; translated from the coding sequence ATGATCAAGTTCTACTACCACCCCTCGCCCAACCCGGCGAAGATCGCGCTCTTCCTCGAGGAAGCCGGCCTCCCCTACGAGATGGTGCCGGTCGACACCCGCCGGGGCGACCAGTTCAAGCCCGAATTCCTCGCCATCAACCCCAACGCCAAGACGCCGGCGCTGACCGACGGCGACGCCACGATCTTCGACAGCAACGCGATTCTACTCTATCTCGCCGAGAAGACCGGTCAGTTCCTCCCCGAGGACACGCCCAAGGCCCGCGGCGAGATGCTGTCCTGGCTCATGTTCGTCGCCACCGGCATCGGCCCCTATTGCGGCCAGGCGGTGCATTTCAGCCGCTTCGCGCCGGAGAAGATCCCCTATGCGATCAACCGCTACGCCCGCGAGGCGGAGCGCCATTGGGGCCTCATCGACGCGCAGCTCGCCAAGGGCCGATACATGCTGGGCGAGCGCTACACCCTGATCGACATGTCGGTCTGGGGCTGGGCGACGCGTCTCGGCTTCGCCGTCGGCGATCACTGGGCCGAGCTGTTCCCGCATGTGAAGCGCCATCTCGACGAGATCTCGGCGCGGCCCGCGGCCCAGCGCGCGACCGCGCTGAAGGACGCCTTCGCCTTCAAGATGGAGGTCGACGAGGAAGCCCGCAGGATCCTGTTCCCGCAGAACGCCCATCTCGCCTGA
- a CDS encoding sensor histidine kinase — MNERSWPVGGGEVGAMLRRWTGAETPLGPVPAWPARLRSAVQVVLATPTPMVMFWGPSGLLFYNDAYAVIAGAKHPDILGCALHEAWPEVRELHDQVMGTVFEGGQPLSFRDLPLVLHRNGAAEDVWLNVDYSPIFDDDGGGLGVLAVVTETTKLIQAQRERDAAEQALRRREQELAQVQKIGKVGGLEVDLRDGFRNTRSPEYLLVHGLPPEAAHETHEDWVRRIHPQERAMVESHFRESVAGSATDYQMEYRIIRPSDGAVRWISAVAQIERDGEGRPQRLIGAHIDVTERKETEAQLRLLMQELAHRVKNTLAMIQAIASQTLRGATSLEAANEAFTARLSALARAHDLLVGGARAHAAMADIAASVIGIQGDPTRFEIGGPDVVLGPRAALALTLVLHELATNAVKYGALSNESGRVALSWRIDEIDGVPQFRLRWQESGGPPVVPPTRRGFGSRLIQRTFTAAQGRADSAYLPAGLVFTLDAPLEALKDGEGEEPARARGSAG; from the coding sequence GGTCGGCGGCGGTGAGGTCGGTGCGATGCTGCGCCGCTGGACCGGCGCGGAAACGCCGCTGGGGCCTGTCCCGGCCTGGCCGGCGCGGCTGCGCTCGGCCGTGCAGGTGGTGCTGGCGACGCCGACGCCGATGGTGATGTTCTGGGGCCCGTCCGGGCTCCTGTTCTACAACGACGCCTATGCCGTCATCGCGGGCGCAAAGCATCCCGACATCCTGGGCTGCGCGCTGCACGAGGCCTGGCCCGAGGTCCGGGAGCTTCACGACCAGGTGATGGGGACCGTGTTCGAAGGCGGCCAGCCCCTGTCCTTCCGCGACCTGCCGCTCGTGCTCCATCGCAACGGCGCCGCCGAGGATGTCTGGCTGAACGTCGACTACAGCCCGATCTTCGATGATGACGGCGGCGGGCTCGGTGTGCTCGCCGTCGTCACCGAGACGACCAAGCTGATCCAGGCGCAGCGCGAGCGCGACGCCGCCGAGCAGGCGCTGCGCCGGCGCGAGCAGGAACTCGCCCAGGTCCAGAAGATCGGAAAGGTCGGCGGGCTCGAGGTCGATCTGCGGGATGGTTTCCGCAACACGCGCTCGCCCGAATATCTGCTCGTCCACGGTCTGCCGCCGGAGGCCGCGCACGAGACCCATGAGGACTGGGTCCGGCGCATCCATCCGCAGGAGCGGGCGATGGTCGAAAGCCATTTCCGCGAGAGCGTCGCCGGCTCGGCGACCGACTACCAGATGGAGTACCGGATCATCCGACCCTCCGACGGGGCGGTGCGCTGGATCTCGGCGGTGGCGCAGATCGAGCGCGACGGGGAGGGGCGGCCGCAGCGGCTCATCGGCGCGCATATCGACGTCACCGAGCGCAAGGAGACCGAGGCGCAACTGCGCCTGCTGATGCAGGAACTGGCGCATCGCGTGAAGAACACGCTCGCCATGATCCAGGCGATCGCCTCCCAGACGCTGCGGGGCGCGACCTCGCTGGAGGCCGCCAACGAGGCCTTCACGGCGAGGCTCTCGGCCCTGGCGCGGGCGCATGATCTGCTGGTCGGCGGTGCACGGGCGCATGCGGCGATGGCCGATATCGCGGCGAGCGTCATCGGCATCCAGGGCGATCCGACGCGATTCGAGATCGGCGGGCCCGACGTCGTGCTCGGGCCGCGCGCGGCGCTGGCGCTCACCCTCGTCCTGCACGAGCTGGCGACGAATGCGGTCAAGTACGGCGCGCTGTCGAACGAGAGCGGCCGCGTCGCCTTGTCCTGGCGCATCGACGAGATCGACGGCGTGCCGCAGTTCCGCCTGCGCTGGCAGGAAAGCGGGGGGCCGCCGGTCGTGCCGCCCACGCGTCGAGGCTTCGGATCGCGTCTGATCCAGCGCACCTTCACGGCTGCCCAGGGGCGGGCGGACAGTGCCTATCTGCCCGCCGGCCTCGTCTTCACGCTGGATGCGCCGCTCGAGGCGCTGAAGGACGGGGAGGGCGAGGAGCCGGCGCGCGCCCGAGGCAGCGCCGGCTGA